The Zhihengliuella sp. ISTPL4 genomic interval CCCGCGGCCGCGACGCCGTGAGCCGGCAGCTCGACGACGCCGGCCGGCGGACGAGCGAACTGCGCGCCTCGCTACGCGCCCTCTCCCCCGCCGCGACGCTGGCCCGCGGCTACGCCATCGCCCACCTCGAAGGCGGCGTGATCCTCCGCGACGCGGCGGACGCCCCCGTGGGCAGCGCGCTCACGCTCACGGTGGACCGAGGGTCGGTCGCGGTGCGCTCGGAGGGCGAGATCGCAGAAGGCGCCTGAGCAGGAGGCGTCCGGGGCACGACGTAGGATGGAGGAGTGAGCGCCGTGAACGACACCCCCGTGGATACGCTGTCGTTCGAGGCGGCCCGCGACGAGCTCGTGCGGGTCGTCGCCGAGCTCGAACAGGGGGCACCGACCCTCGAACACTCGCTGGCCCTCTGGGAGCGCGGCGAGGCCCTGGCCGCCCGTTGCGAGGAGTGGCTGCTCGGCGCGAAGCGCCGCCTCGAGGCCGCTCGCACCGCCACCACCGACGAGAGCGACGCGTCATGAGCAAGGGCCCCGCGATCAACGCCGACCTCGGTCGACCGGAGACCCCGGACGAGACGGCCGCGCGCAAGGCCGCGTCGAGCAAGGCGTATCGGTCGAGCCAGACCGTCCGCAACCTCGTCGCCGCCCTCGTGGTGACCCTCGCGGTCGTCGTCGTCATCATCGCGCTCGTTCCCCGCGGCGAGCCGGTCGCCGCGAAG includes:
- a CDS encoding exodeoxyribonuclease VII small subunit, coding for MSAVNDTPVDTLSFEAARDELVRVVAELEQGAPTLEHSLALWERGEALAARCEEWLLGAKRRLEAARTATTDESDAS